A stretch of the Archangium violaceum genome encodes the following:
- a CDS encoding LysR family transcriptional regulator: MLGNHEALWTLWEVSRAGTHAAAAARLGITPSAVGQQLKALEARVGVALFERVGRRARLTAAGTALVERLGEHLPALDAALEEASEAHRAVRGEVSLGGPWPFYRYWLRPRLPELLERHPELRLNVRFDVPSLLVRRLLAGELDVALLGVLPEAPGLEVRRVGQEEFVAVASPGYVRRWGTPRTVSDFGAHRFIAFDADLAMLGPWWRAAFGSREPLPTRVVCRIANLDEMLALAEAGSGIAVLPDYLVEPAVRAGRVVVLTPESGRRSIRRPRGILWVAWRRAAAPTARFLTVRDWLLEGTPGA; the protein is encoded by the coding sequence ATGCTTGGCAATCATGAAGCGTTGTGGACGCTCTGGGAGGTGAGCCGGGCGGGCACCCATGCCGCCGCGGCCGCGCGCCTGGGCATCACTCCCTCCGCCGTGGGACAGCAACTCAAGGCCCTGGAGGCGCGCGTGGGCGTGGCGCTGTTCGAGCGGGTAGGGCGGCGGGCCCGGCTCACGGCCGCGGGGACCGCGCTCGTCGAGCGTCTTGGAGAGCACCTGCCCGCCCTGGACGCCGCGCTCGAGGAGGCGTCCGAGGCCCACAGGGCGGTGCGGGGAGAAGTGTCGTTGGGTGGGCCTTGGCCCTTCTACCGGTACTGGTTGCGTCCGCGCCTGCCGGAGTTGCTGGAGCGCCATCCCGAGCTGCGCTTGAACGTGCGCTTCGACGTACCGAGCCTGCTCGTGCGCCGGCTCCTCGCGGGCGAGCTGGACGTGGCCCTCCTCGGCGTGTTGCCGGAGGCCCCGGGGTTGGAGGTGCGGCGGGTGGGCCAGGAGGAGTTCGTGGCCGTGGCCTCGCCGGGCTACGTGCGGCGGTGGGGCACACCCCGGACGGTGAGCGACTTCGGGGCCCATCGCTTCATCGCGTTCGATGCCGATCTGGCGATGCTCGGCCCATGGTGGCGCGCGGCCTTCGGTTCCCGCGAGCCGCTGCCCACGCGGGTGGTGTGCCGCATCGCCAACCTGGATGAGATGTTGGCGCTCGCCGAGGCGGGCAGCGGCATCGCGGTGCTGCCCGACTATCTGGTGGAGCCGGCGGTCCGCGCGGGAAGGGTGGTGGTGCTCACGCCGGAGTCCGGCCGGCGCTCCATCCGGCGTCCTCGAGGGATCCTCTGGGTTGCCTGGCGCCGGGCCGCGGCTCCCACGGCGCGCTTTCTCACAGTGCGAGATTGGCTCCTGGAAGGGACTCCTGGCGCCTGA
- the ilvB gene encoding biosynthetic-type acetolactate synthase large subunit, which produces MTKAGTSPKIEQVPTGHGDSSSGSAPEHARSTTKRTGAEIVWEVLASEGVEVVFGYPGGAIMPIYNALHQRPIRHVLVRHEQGAAHMADGYARASGRVGVCLATSGPGATNLVTGIATAMLDSSPLVCITGQVPASLLGSDAFQELDITGVTLPITKHNYLVTRAEDIAPTLREAFFIARSGRPGPVLVDITKDAQQATAAIEPRPPAVRLPGYRPAHHPSAEDLTRAAELIAAAERPLILAGHGIIKAEASPQLMELVEKTGIPVASTLLGLGGFPATHPLSLGMMGMHGEAWVNTAIQESDLLIALGMRFDDRVTGNLKTYARKARKIHVEIDPSELNKNVQVDVALAGELRRTLTELIPRVARRTCTPWVQHINALKSNSAARDIQYMPHNGRLHAAHVIHDLWWLTRGKALMVTDVGQHQMWEAQYYRHERPRQLITSGGLGTMGFALPAAMGARLAQPGEEVWVVVGDGGFQMSAAELSTCAQEGIKLHVAIINNGYLGMVRQLQQFFYENRYTATPLRNPDFVKLVEAHGLTGLRVTRREEIPDAVAQARASPCTAVIDFRVEQEDIVYPMVPAGANLDEMIRRPQDESEVCATSPWSSGAV; this is translated from the coding sequence ATGACGAAAGCTGGCACAAGCCCCAAGATAGAGCAGGTGCCCACGGGGCACGGCGATTCCTCGAGCGGCTCCGCCCCGGAACACGCCAGGAGTACGACGAAACGAACCGGAGCCGAAATCGTCTGGGAGGTCCTCGCCAGCGAGGGAGTCGAGGTCGTCTTTGGCTACCCGGGCGGGGCCATCATGCCCATCTACAATGCCTTGCATCAGCGGCCGATCCGCCACGTCCTCGTGCGCCATGAGCAGGGGGCGGCACACATGGCGGATGGTTATGCGCGCGCCTCGGGAAGGGTCGGTGTGTGTCTGGCCACCTCCGGTCCAGGGGCCACCAACCTGGTGACGGGAATCGCCACCGCGATGCTGGATTCCTCCCCCCTCGTCTGTATCACCGGCCAGGTCCCCGCCTCGCTGCTGGGCAGTGACGCCTTCCAGGAGCTCGACATCACGGGCGTCACCCTCCCCATCACCAAACACAACTACCTGGTGACCCGGGCGGAGGACATCGCACCCACCCTCCGGGAAGCCTTCTTCATCGCGCGCTCGGGCCGTCCCGGGCCCGTGCTCGTGGACATCACCAAGGATGCGCAGCAGGCCACCGCCGCCATCGAGCCCCGGCCCCCGGCCGTGCGGCTGCCCGGCTACCGTCCCGCGCACCACCCATCCGCGGAGGACCTGACGCGCGCCGCCGAGCTCATCGCTGCGGCGGAGCGGCCGCTCATCCTCGCCGGTCACGGCATCATCAAGGCCGAGGCCTCCCCGCAGCTGATGGAGCTGGTGGAGAAGACGGGCATTCCGGTGGCCAGCACGCTGCTCGGCCTGGGCGGCTTTCCGGCGACGCACCCGCTCAGCCTCGGGATGATGGGCATGCACGGGGAGGCGTGGGTCAACACCGCCATCCAGGAGTCCGATCTCCTGATTGCCCTGGGCATGCGCTTCGACGACCGGGTGACCGGCAACCTGAAGACGTATGCGCGCAAGGCGCGGAAGATCCACGTCGAGATCGACCCCTCCGAGCTCAACAAGAACGTCCAGGTGGACGTCGCGCTGGCGGGGGAGCTGCGCCGGACGCTCACGGAGCTGATTCCCCGCGTCGCGCGGCGCACGTGCACCCCCTGGGTGCAGCACATCAATGCCCTCAAGAGCAACTCGGCGGCGCGAGACATCCAATACATGCCGCACAACGGGAGGCTCCACGCGGCTCACGTCATCCATGACTTGTGGTGGCTGACCCGGGGCAAGGCCCTCATGGTCACCGACGTGGGTCAGCATCAGATGTGGGAGGCCCAGTACTACCGGCATGAGCGCCCGCGGCAACTCATCACCTCCGGTGGGCTGGGGACCATGGGCTTCGCCCTGCCGGCCGCGATGGGCGCACGCCTCGCCCAGCCGGGCGAGGAGGTCTGGGTGGTGGTGGGCGACGGCGGTTTCCAGATGTCGGCGGCCGAGCTGTCGACCTGTGCCCAGGAAGGCATCAAGCTCCACGTGGCCATCATCAACAATGGCTATCTCGGCATGGTGCGGCAGTTGCAACAGTTCTTCTATGAGAACCGCTACACCGCCACCCCCCTGAGGAACCCGGACTTCGTGAAGCTCGTCGAAGCGCACGGATTGACCGGCCTGCGCGTCACCCGGCGAGAGGAGATTCCGGATGCAGTGGCACAGGCGCGGGCCAGTCCCTGCACCGCCGTCATTGACTTCAGGGTGGAGCAGGAGGACATCGTCTACCCCATGGTTCCAGCGGGTGCGAACCTCGACGAGATGATCCGCCGTCCGCAGGATGAGAGCGAGGTCTGCGCGACCTCTCCCTGGAGCAGTGGGGCCGTCTGA
- the ilvN gene encoding acetolactate synthase small subunit: MSTSLQRTFIVHVEDRPGVLNRVISLFRRRAYNIDSLTVARTERPSISRITLVVVVDDREARLLEANLYKLINVLYVEDVTHQGPLVRELALIKVKATEETRPQILQVCDVFRARAIDVTPSALVVELTGTPDKIDGLIEVLRPSGIIELVRTGAVAMERGARSPLADVLDAAPPEQAA; the protein is encoded by the coding sequence ATGAGCACATCCCTTCAACGGACCTTCATCGTTCACGTCGAGGATCGCCCCGGCGTCCTCAACCGTGTCATCTCGCTCTTCCGGCGCCGCGCCTACAACATCGACTCGCTCACGGTGGCGCGCACCGAGCGTCCCTCCATCTCACGCATCACCCTGGTGGTGGTGGTGGATGACCGAGAGGCGCGTCTGCTGGAAGCCAATCTCTACAAGCTCATCAACGTCCTCTACGTGGAGGACGTCACGCACCAGGGCCCGCTGGTTCGCGAGCTGGCCCTCATCAAGGTGAAAGCCACCGAGGAGACCCGCCCGCAGATCCTGCAGGTCTGCGACGTGTTCCGCGCTCGTGCCATCGACGTGACGCCCTCGGCGCTGGTGGTGGAGCTCACCGGAACGCCGGACAAGATCGACGGGCTCATCGAGGTGCTTCGTCCCTCCGGAATCATCGAGCTGGTACGCACCGGTGCCGTCGCGATGGAGAGGGGAGCCCGGTCCCCCCTCGCCGACGTGTTGGATGCGGCGCCCCCGGAGCAAGCGGCGTAG
- a CDS encoding branched-chain amino acid transaminase: protein MDCKHIWMNGKLVAAAEAQMNFLTPATHYGMAVFEGIRCYRTAKGPAIFRLREHIERLHRSATILGWRELPFSVGQLIEACLETVWANGHEECYIRPLIYLGGGGWNLNIDSGQAHVGIAVWSWNAYLGAQAAEKGVRANVSSFTRHHPNVVMTKSKVAGNYPNSVLAKTESVRLGFDEAIMLDTQGLVAECTGENIFIVRGNRVMTPPEGQILEGITRDTVMILAREMGLEVSAQPISRDQLYTADEVFVTGTAAEVIGLREIDFRTIGNGRTGPITQKIQQAYHAAVRGELPRAAEWLTYVPNR from the coding sequence ATGGACTGTAAGCACATCTGGATGAACGGGAAGCTGGTGGCCGCCGCCGAGGCGCAGATGAACTTCCTCACGCCCGCCACGCACTACGGCATGGCGGTGTTCGAGGGCATCCGCTGCTACCGGACGGCGAAGGGGCCCGCGATCTTCCGTCTTCGCGAGCACATCGAGCGGCTCCACAGGTCCGCGACGATCCTCGGCTGGCGTGAGCTGCCCTTCAGCGTGGGGCAGCTCATCGAGGCCTGCCTGGAGACGGTCTGGGCCAATGGCCATGAGGAATGCTACATCCGCCCGCTCATCTACCTCGGTGGCGGAGGGTGGAACCTCAACATCGACAGCGGCCAGGCGCACGTGGGCATCGCCGTGTGGTCCTGGAACGCCTATCTCGGCGCGCAGGCCGCTGAAAAGGGAGTGCGCGCCAACGTCTCCTCGTTCACCCGTCACCATCCCAACGTGGTGATGACCAAGTCGAAGGTCGCGGGGAACTATCCCAACTCGGTGCTCGCCAAGACGGAGTCGGTCCGCCTGGGGTTCGACGAGGCGATCATGCTGGACACGCAGGGCCTGGTGGCCGAGTGCACCGGTGAGAACATCTTCATCGTCCGGGGCAACCGGGTGATGACGCCGCCCGAGGGGCAGATCCTCGAGGGCATCACCCGGGACACGGTGATGATCCTGGCCCGCGAGATGGGCCTGGAGGTCAGCGCCCAGCCCATCTCGCGCGACCAGCTCTACACGGCCGACGAGGTCTTCGTCACCGGAACGGCCGCCGAGGTCATCGGCCTGCGGGAGATCGACTTCCGCACCATCGGAAACGGCCGCACCGGCCCCATCACCCAGAAGATTCAACAGGCCTATCACGCGGCCGTCCGTGGCGAGCTGCCACGCGCCGCGGAGTGGTTGACCTACGTACCCAACAGGTAG
- a CDS encoding 2-isopropylmalate synthase codes for MSTESTKDRVIIFDTTLRDGEQSPGASMNVAQKLQVALALRDLGVDILELGFPVASQGDFEAVATVAGRVEGPTLCALARANREDIDRTWEALRTAERRRLHVFLATSPLHREFKLKMSQEEVLRRAVEAVRYARERFEDVQFSAEDAVRTEPEFLAEVVERVIEAGATTVNIPDTVGYAMPAQYSSLIAYLRRHVRGIERVVLSVHCHNDLGLAVANSLAAVVEGARQVECTINGIGERAGNCALEEVVMALRTRHDFFGVRTGIRTERLYPTSRLLSNVTGLQVQRNKAVVGQNAFAHEAGIHQHGVLMHRGTYEIMRAEDVGFTGNSLVLGKHSGRHVLRQRVKELGYQLDGPQIDKLFEEFKRLADHKKEVFDADLEALIQGFIGPREQPAWKLETLSCVSGVGTVPSATVCLEHSDGRRVRDAACGDGPVDAVFKAVERITGQQVRLCRYQVTSVTDGEDAQGHVDLEVESGTRRFRGRAVSTDIIVASARALLEALNRAANTTSPIPVSSHDVPSMEVSA; via the coding sequence ATGAGTACGGAGAGCACGAAGGATCGCGTCATCATCTTCGACACCACCCTGCGCGACGGCGAGCAGTCGCCCGGCGCCAGCATGAACGTGGCGCAGAAGCTCCAGGTGGCACTCGCGCTTCGAGACCTTGGCGTGGACATCCTCGAGCTTGGATTTCCGGTCGCTTCGCAAGGGGACTTCGAGGCCGTCGCCACCGTGGCCGGGCGGGTCGAGGGCCCCACGCTGTGCGCCCTGGCCCGTGCCAACAGGGAGGACATCGACCGGACGTGGGAGGCCCTTCGCACGGCCGAGCGCCGGCGCCTCCACGTGTTCCTCGCCACCAGTCCGCTCCACCGCGAGTTCAAGTTGAAGATGAGCCAGGAGGAGGTCCTCCGGCGCGCCGTGGAGGCCGTGCGCTATGCGCGCGAGCGCTTCGAGGACGTGCAGTTCTCCGCCGAGGACGCGGTGCGCACCGAGCCCGAGTTCCTCGCCGAGGTGGTGGAGCGCGTCATCGAGGCCGGCGCCACCACGGTCAACATCCCGGACACGGTGGGTTACGCGATGCCGGCCCAGTACTCCTCCCTCATCGCGTACCTGCGGCGCCACGTGCGCGGCATCGAGCGCGTCGTGCTGAGTGTCCACTGCCACAACGACCTCGGGCTGGCGGTGGCCAACAGTCTGGCCGCGGTGGTGGAAGGCGCGCGGCAGGTGGAGTGCACCATCAATGGCATCGGCGAGCGGGCGGGCAACTGCGCACTGGAGGAGGTGGTGATGGCCCTGCGCACGCGCCACGACTTCTTCGGCGTGCGGACCGGCATCCGCACCGAGCGTCTGTATCCCACCAGCCGGCTGCTCTCCAACGTCACGGGGCTGCAGGTCCAGCGCAACAAGGCCGTGGTGGGGCAGAACGCCTTCGCCCACGAGGCGGGCATCCATCAGCACGGAGTGCTGATGCACCGGGGCACCTACGAGATCATGCGTGCCGAGGACGTGGGATTCACCGGCAACAGCCTGGTGCTGGGCAAGCACAGCGGCCGCCACGTGCTGCGCCAGCGGGTGAAGGAGCTCGGCTACCAGCTGGACGGTCCGCAGATCGACAAGCTGTTCGAGGAGTTCAAGCGGCTGGCGGATCACAAGAAGGAGGTCTTCGACGCGGACCTGGAGGCCCTCATCCAGGGATTCATCGGCCCTCGGGAGCAGCCGGCCTGGAAGCTGGAGACGCTCAGCTGTGTCTCCGGTGTGGGGACCGTCCCCTCGGCCACCGTCTGCCTCGAGCACTCCGATGGGCGCCGGGTCCGCGATGCCGCGTGCGGCGATGGGCCCGTGGACGCCGTCTTCAAGGCCGTCGAGCGCATCACCGGCCAGCAGGTCCGCCTGTGTCGCTACCAGGTGACGAGCGTCACCGACGGCGAGGATGCCCAGGGGCATGTCGACCTGGAGGTGGAATCAGGCACCCGCCGGTTCCGCGGCCGGGCCGTGAGCACCGACATCATCGTCGCGAGCGCCCGTGCCCTGCTCGAAGCCCTCAACCGGGCGGCCAACACCACGAGCCCCATCCCCGTTTCCAGCCACGACGTCCCCTCCATGGAAGTGAGCGCGTGA
- the leuC gene encoding 3-isopropylmalate dehydratase large subunit, which translates to MNPPGPRNLFQKIWESHLVRPETAEIPAVLYVDLHLVHEVTSPQAFSLLRERGLRVRRPERTVATMDHSTPTLPRDAQGRFPVADAEAAAQLSQLEDNCREFGVELHALGTERQGIVHVIGPELGLTVPGSTIVCGDSHTSTHGAFGALAFGIGTSEVGHVLATQCLLQRRPKTMEVRVEGRLRPGVSAKDIILGIIARVGVGGGTGHVLEYTGSAIRGLSMEERMTVCNMSIEAGARAGLIAPDDTTFEYLARRPRAPRGEAWDRAVAHWRTLPTDPGATYDAAVTLDADALEPMLTYGTHPGMGIPVTGTVPAPHQLTDASARDSLERALRYMGLTPGQRLIGQPIDVVFIGSCTNSRLSDLRAAAHVLRGRKVDSRVRTLVVPGSQEVKRAAESEGLHDIFREAGAEWREPGCSMCIAMNGDQAKPGQYVVSTSNRNFEGRQGKGSRTFLASPLTAAAAAVTGKVTDPRELLR; encoded by the coding sequence ATGAACCCTCCTGGACCCCGAAACCTGTTCCAGAAGATCTGGGAGTCCCACCTCGTCCGGCCGGAGACGGCCGAGATCCCCGCGGTCCTCTACGTGGATCTCCACCTGGTGCACGAGGTGACCTCACCCCAGGCCTTCAGCCTGCTGCGCGAGCGGGGCCTGCGTGTGCGGCGGCCCGAGCGGACCGTCGCCACCATGGACCACTCCACCCCGACCCTCCCGCGGGATGCGCAAGGGCGTTTCCCCGTGGCGGACGCGGAGGCGGCGGCGCAGCTCTCGCAGCTGGAGGACAACTGTCGCGAGTTCGGCGTGGAGCTGCACGCGCTGGGCACCGAGCGGCAGGGCATCGTCCACGTCATCGGGCCCGAGCTCGGTCTGACGGTGCCTGGCTCCACCATCGTGTGCGGTGACAGCCACACCAGCACCCACGGTGCCTTCGGTGCGCTGGCCTTCGGCATCGGCACCAGCGAGGTGGGGCATGTGCTGGCCACGCAGTGCCTGCTGCAGCGCCGGCCGAAGACGATGGAGGTTCGCGTGGAGGGCCGCCTCCGCCCTGGCGTGAGCGCCAAGGACATCATCCTGGGCATCATCGCCAGGGTAGGGGTGGGCGGTGGCACGGGGCACGTGCTCGAGTACACCGGAAGCGCCATCCGCGGCCTCTCCATGGAGGAGCGGATGACGGTGTGCAACATGTCCATCGAAGCCGGCGCGCGCGCGGGTCTCATCGCTCCGGACGACACCACCTTCGAGTACCTCGCCCGCCGCCCGCGCGCTCCCCGGGGAGAGGCCTGGGACAGGGCGGTGGCGCACTGGCGCACGCTGCCGACGGATCCGGGCGCCACCTATGACGCGGCGGTGACGCTGGATGCCGACGCGCTCGAACCGATGCTCACGTACGGGACCCACCCCGGCATGGGGATTCCCGTCACCGGCACCGTGCCCGCCCCGCACCAGCTGACGGATGCGAGCGCCCGCGACTCGCTGGAGCGTGCGCTGCGCTACATGGGGCTGACGCCGGGACAACGCCTGATCGGCCAGCCCATCGACGTGGTGTTCATCGGCAGCTGCACCAACTCGCGGCTGTCGGACCTGCGCGCCGCGGCCCATGTCCTGCGTGGGCGCAAGGTGGACTCCCGCGTGCGTACGCTCGTGGTGCCGGGCTCCCAGGAGGTCAAGCGGGCGGCGGAATCCGAGGGGCTGCACGACATCTTCCGCGAAGCAGGCGCGGAATGGCGGGAGCCCGGCTGTTCGATGTGCATCGCCATGAACGGGGACCAGGCGAAGCCCGGTCAGTACGTGGTGAGCACCAGCAATCGCAACTTCGAGGGGCGGCAGGGCAAGGGAAGCCGGACCTTCCTGGCCAGTCCGCTTACCGCCGCCGCCGCCGCCGTCACCGGCAAGGTCACCGATCCCCGCGAGCTCTTGAGGTGA
- the leuD gene encoding 3-isopropylmalate dehydratase small subunit, producing the protein MEPFRTLRSRTVVLARQNIDTDQIIPARFLKITHRAGLGRWLFADWRYQPDGSPRPDFILEQPEAQGARVLVAGDNFGCGSSREHAPWALVDWGFRAVISSSIADIFSNNAVKNGLLPVRVDAGFHRRLLDEPGAEVSIDLEHRTVRLADGTEATFPLDPFARYCLMNGVDELGFLLGQEEAITRFEEART; encoded by the coding sequence ATGGAACCGTTCCGCACGCTGCGCTCGCGCACCGTCGTCCTGGCGCGGCAGAACATCGACACGGATCAAATCATCCCCGCCCGCTTCCTGAAGATCACCCACCGCGCCGGCCTGGGCCGCTGGCTCTTCGCGGACTGGCGTTACCAGCCGGACGGCAGCCCCCGGCCGGATTTCATCCTCGAGCAGCCAGAGGCCCAGGGCGCCCGGGTGCTGGTCGCGGGTGACAACTTCGGCTGCGGCTCCTCGCGCGAGCACGCCCCGTGGGCCCTGGTGGATTGGGGCTTCCGCGCGGTCATCAGCTCCTCCATCGCGGACATCTTCTCCAACAACGCGGTCAAGAACGGTCTGCTGCCGGTGCGGGTGGACGCCGGGTTCCACCGCCGCCTCCTGGACGAGCCGGGCGCGGAGGTGAGCATCGATCTGGAGCACCGCACGGTGCGGCTCGCGGATGGAACGGAGGCGACGTTCCCGCTGGATCCGTTCGCCCGCTACTGCCTGATGAACGGAGTGGACGAGCTGGGGTTCCTGCTCGGCCAGGAAGAGGCCATCACCCGCTTCGAGGAGGCCCGCACATGA
- the leuB gene encoding 3-isopropylmalate dehydrogenase: MKALIAVLPGDGIGPEVVEQGTLLLKAVAERFGHSFELVEAPMGGVAIDLTGAPLPPETLALCQRADAVLLGAVGGPKWDPPAKVRPEQGLLALRKELGLYANLRPVAPFPSLHDTSTLKPEVLRGVDLLVVRELTGGIYFGEKRREEDRAFDACVYTVDEVVRVVRAAASLARARCKRLTSVDKANVLETSRLWRAVTERVIREEFPDIELKHMLVDACAMHLIKRPADFDVIVTENMFGDILTDEAAMLSGSIGMLPSASLGANRRGLYEPIHGSAPDIAGRGVANPYGTLLSVALLLRHSLGLEQEARAVERAVASSLDAGVLTADLIPPGTRPAGTQEAGRAVLDRLGGHAR; the protein is encoded by the coding sequence ATGAAAGCGCTCATCGCGGTTCTTCCGGGAGACGGCATCGGACCCGAGGTGGTGGAGCAGGGGACGCTCCTGCTGAAGGCGGTGGCGGAGCGCTTCGGCCACTCCTTCGAACTGGTGGAGGCGCCCATGGGAGGCGTGGCCATCGACCTCACCGGCGCGCCGCTGCCTCCAGAGACGCTCGCCCTCTGCCAGCGGGCGGATGCGGTGCTGCTGGGCGCCGTGGGAGGACCGAAGTGGGATCCGCCCGCGAAGGTGCGTCCGGAGCAGGGGCTGCTCGCGTTGCGCAAGGAGCTGGGCCTCTATGCCAACCTACGGCCCGTGGCGCCCTTTCCCTCGCTCCACGACACCTCCACGCTCAAGCCCGAGGTGCTGCGCGGAGTGGACCTGCTGGTGGTGCGCGAGCTCACCGGTGGCATCTACTTCGGTGAGAAGCGTCGCGAGGAGGACCGGGCCTTCGATGCCTGTGTCTACACGGTGGATGAGGTGGTGCGGGTGGTTCGCGCCGCCGCCTCCCTCGCGCGGGCCCGCTGCAAGAGGCTCACCTCGGTGGACAAGGCCAACGTGCTGGAGACCTCGCGGCTGTGGCGCGCGGTCACCGAGCGGGTCATCCGCGAGGAGTTCCCAGACATCGAGCTGAAGCACATGCTGGTGGACGCCTGCGCCATGCACCTGATCAAACGGCCCGCCGACTTCGACGTCATCGTCACGGAGAACATGTTCGGCGACATCCTCACGGACGAGGCGGCCATGCTCTCGGGCTCCATCGGCATGTTGCCCTCGGCCTCGCTGGGGGCGAACCGGCGCGGGCTCTATGAGCCCATTCACGGCTCCGCCCCGGACATCGCCGGCCGCGGAGTGGCCAACCCCTACGGGACGCTGCTGAGCGTGGCGTTGCTGTTGCGCCACTCGCTCGGGCTCGAGCAGGAGGCTCGTGCGGTGGAACGCGCGGTGGCCTCCTCGCTCGATGCCGGCGTCCTCACCGCCGACCTCATTCCCCCGGGCACCCGGCCCGCGGGAACCCAGGAGGCTGGCCGGGCCGTGCTCGACCGGCTCGGCGGGCACGCGCGCTAA
- the ilvD gene encoding dihydroxy-acid dehydratase, which yields MSQDTRRNSRAITEGFERAPARAMLKAIGFTDEDLSKPLIGVANTWTETMPCNFHLRRLAEKVKEGIRAAGGTPMEFNTISVSDGVTMGTEGMRASLVSREVIADSIELMCRGHMFDAVVTLVGCDKTIPAAAMAVLRLNLPSLILYGGSIAPGCYKGKDVTVQDMFEAVGAVAAGKMSLEALAEIENVACPGAGACGGQYTANTMALAIEMLGLAPVGYATIPAEDARKDAASVAAGRLIMDVLQRGTCPRDVVTRASFDNAIAAVAATGGSTNAVLHLLALAGEMGVPLALKDFDEVSRRTPLLADLKPGGRFAAVDMDRAGGVPLLVRRLMAGGFMDGSARTIEGRTWAESSASATEQAGQQVIRPLSEPIRSTGGLVILHGNLAPEGCVVKMSGHERGHHRGPAWVFDREEDAFAAVKERRIQPGSVVVIRYEGPRGGPGMREMLGVTAALVGQGLGDSVALLTDGRFSGATRGLMVGHVAPEAAVGGPIAAVRTGDIITIDVEARQLSVELSAEQIAERLRGFQPPPPRYTSGVFAKYAALVSSASEGAITRPPQPQASPKAPSAERRQVAAVP from the coding sequence ATGTCCCAAGACACACGCCGCAACAGTCGCGCCATCACCGAAGGCTTCGAACGCGCGCCCGCCCGCGCCATGCTGAAGGCCATTGGCTTCACCGACGAGGATCTCTCCAAGCCCCTCATCGGCGTGGCCAACACCTGGACCGAGACGATGCCCTGCAACTTCCACCTGCGCCGCCTGGCGGAGAAGGTGAAGGAGGGCATCCGGGCCGCGGGTGGAACACCCATGGAGTTCAACACCATCTCCGTGAGTGATGGGGTGACCATGGGCACCGAGGGCATGCGGGCCTCGCTGGTCAGCCGCGAGGTGATCGCGGACTCCATCGAGCTGATGTGCCGCGGCCACATGTTCGACGCGGTGGTGACGCTGGTGGGCTGTGACAAGACCATTCCCGCCGCGGCCATGGCGGTGCTCCGGCTGAACCTCCCCTCGCTGATCCTCTACGGTGGCTCCATCGCCCCCGGCTGCTACAAGGGCAAGGACGTCACCGTGCAGGACATGTTCGAGGCCGTGGGCGCCGTGGCCGCCGGGAAGATGTCCCTCGAGGCGCTCGCGGAGATCGAGAACGTTGCCTGCCCGGGAGCAGGGGCCTGTGGCGGTCAGTACACCGCCAACACCATGGCCCTGGCCATCGAGATGCTCGGGCTCGCTCCGGTGGGCTACGCCACCATTCCCGCGGAGGATGCGCGCAAGGACGCGGCGAGCGTCGCCGCGGGCCGACTCATCATGGACGTGCTCCAGCGAGGGACGTGCCCTCGGGACGTCGTGACGCGCGCCTCGTTCGACAACGCCATCGCGGCCGTGGCGGCCACCGGTGGCTCGACCAACGCCGTGCTGCACCTGCTCGCGCTGGCGGGGGAGATGGGCGTGCCGCTCGCCCTGAAGGACTTCGACGAGGTGAGCCGGCGCACCCCACTCCTCGCGGACCTCAAACCGGGTGGCCGTTTCGCCGCGGTGGACATGGACCGTGCCGGGGGGGTGCCCCTGCTCGTCCGGAGATTGATGGCGGGCGGCTTCATGGACGGGAGCGCCCGTACCATCGAGGGACGCACCTGGGCCGAGTCCTCGGCCAGCGCCACCGAGCAGGCGGGACAGCAGGTCATCCGGCCCCTGAGCGAGCCCATCCGCTCCACGGGTGGGCTGGTCATCCTGCATGGCAACCTCGCCCCGGAAGGGTGCGTGGTGAAGATGTCGGGGCACGAGCGCGGCCATCACCGCGGGCCCGCGTGGGTGTTCGACCGCGAGGAGGATGCCTTCGCGGCGGTGAAGGAGCGCCGCATCCAGCCCGGTTCCGTGGTGGTCATCCGCTACGAGGGACCGCGCGGCGGCCCGGGCATGCGCGAGATGCTGGGGGTGACCGCGGCGCTCGTGGGGCAGGGGCTGGGTGACTCCGTGGCACTCCTCACCGACGGGCGCTTCAGCGGCGCCACCCGTGGCCTGATGGTGGGCCATGTGGCCCCCGAGGCGGCCGTGGGCGGCCCGATCGCGGCGGTTCGCACGGGTGACATCATCACCATCGACGTGGAGGCCCGGCAGCTGTCCGTGGAGCTCTCCGCGGAGCAGATCGCCGAGCGCCTGCGGGGATTCCAACCGCCTCCGCCCCGCTACACCTCGGGTGTCTTCGCGAAGTACGCCGCGCTGGTGTCCTCGGCCTCCGAGGGCGCGATCACACGGCCCCCTCAACCCCAGGCTTCACCCAAGGCTCCCTCCGCCGAGCGGCGGCAGGTGGCCGCAGTTCCCTAG